TTATATTCATCAGGCGTATTGTAGATGACAATAGTCAGTACATCATCCGGATTACCGCTCTCTAGCTCCTTGTCATTGCCGATGACACGATGAAATTGTGCCTTCACTTCCTTGGATGCCCAATACAAGCGCTCAACCTGTTCTTCTGTTAGTTTATCTCCCGTTTTGAACACAACCGCTCCGCCATCAAAAGTAAATTGCTGCGGAAGATAATGCTTTTTCCCTTCTTTTTTCATTTCCTCGAGGTCGATTTTGTTTCCATTGGCATCCTCGCCATATGTTTCTTCGATTTGTTGCGCGGCAGTGAAGTATGGCTCGCTCCACTTTTTATAAGTTTTCATCGCTTTCGTCAAAATGTCATTGGCTTTGTCTGGATCACTGTAGTAGCTTCCTAATTTCCCTGTGTAATACAAGGCATTGTTCGTCAACCATACGTGATCAGCGGAAGTGTCACCATTTTCCGCCATGTCAAAAATGGGGTCGAGAAATGCGTCGATGCTGCCTTTTAGCTCATCTCTTTCTGAATCATCTACACCCCAAATCAGAACATAGCCAACACCTTGAAGGACGCTGTAAAAGGCCTCGCTTGCTTCGCGATCATCTGACCATTTATCCCGATTGTCGTTAAAGTCCTCCATTACTTTTGACAGAAGACCGATTGTCTCAGAATCAACAGTCGTGTTGCTAATTAATTTTCCCGTAGAACTGATGATTTCGTTTTGGGTCTTTGTACCTAAGTTTAAATTTGGATTGGAAGTAATGGCTTGAAGTGCTGGAATAATGTTTTGCTTATACTTTGGCTCCATCAAATACTTTAATTCATTATTGTAATACCCCAGGTAATACCCCGAACGCAAAACCTCTACATATGTATGTATGCCTTGCTCGTCATCCTTGGTGAAGTTCTTGCCACTCTCTTGCAAGGCATCGATGATCGCCTGAACCCGCTCCCGATCTTCATAAAATTCCTGGGTGTCTTCGTTGTAAGTAAACAGCTCAGGGATTTGCGTCCAACTGATTTCCTTCAACAATTCAACAAGCTCTGAATTGTCTAATGTATTCAGGTGCGAGATGCTGTACTTCTCCTGTTTGGCTGCTTGGCGTACCTGTTGTTTCGACATGTTTTCCTGAACCGGTGTATGACCAATTTGCGAATCATTGGGCTCTTGGGATGGGCTTGGCAGTGTGCTTTTGGCTTGAGCTGCTAGTGGCATGCCTACCGCTACCGTTGAAATTGCAATTGATCCTGCTGTTACCATGCTAATCCATGAACGATTCATTTCTTCATTGACTCCTTTTTCATTCTTTTTGGAAGTAGAATTGAATATTTTATAGTATCGGTATCCAACATGAAAATCCTTACAAATAAAACAAAAGATGACGGAATATAGCTCTTTCTTCCTATTTGCCAAAAAGAAAAGAATGTCTAGAGAAGTAGCTTTGTAAGAATGGAAGGAGAGCGACTTTTGTTTGCCTATGACGAAAACCTGATTGTTGATCGACAAAAGAAGAAGGGATGTGCATCCAGCATTCGACAGTCTTTGTTAGCAGCATTGGCTATGATTGACATTGGGAAAGCACAGATAGGCGAAGTTGGCGGAGGGGGAGTGCTAGAAGATGCTGGAAAAAATTCTCGAACTGCGTTCACGATCCATGTCCATTGCACAAATTGCCAAAGAGTGCGGCTTAACGATCGGTCAAGTTAAGTATCGCCTGAAAAAAGACCGTGCGAAGCCAGAGACACCACCTCCCGCTAGAACGGAATTGGAATGGCAATTGCCTGCGTTTTATGGTCGGGACATTGTCAAAGTCATGGCACAAGGACCGACTGTGTTATTCATCTATTGGGAAATCACTTGGCCGCGTATGAGAATGGTCGCATCGTACCTGCAAGCCGATTATCGTCACATCCAGAAGGGCTTGCGTCTGTATGATGTTACCGAACGCTTATTTGATGGAAAAAATGCGCATTCCGTCCGAGATGTGTTTGTACATGAAGAGGCTCATTCCTGGTACGTGAAAGATGTAGAGCCAGGACGTACATACATTGTTGATTTTGGTTTATATGAACACAATCGGTTTTGTCCGATTTTACGCTCGGAAACGGTAGTTACCCCACACAATTCAAAAGCTAGCTGGGGGGAACCGTTAGTTGAACCCGTCCGCGATCCAGCTACTCCTTCCTGGTTTGAGAACTTTTCCTCCTACTCGTTGTATACCAAAACATCAAATAAGTGAGGTGTCATTTGTGCACAAAGGTTATCTCTCCCTCGTGTTGCATGCCCATCTGCCTTATGTCCGACACGGGGATCGGGACGATCGCCTGGAAGAGCGCTGGGTGTATGAAGCCATGCTGGAATGCTATCTTCCCTTGCTCATGGTTTTCGACAAGCTCCTCTCAGACGGCATCGCTTTTCGCATGACCCTTGCTATTTCTCCGACATTACTTTCCATGCTAGATGATGATTTGATCGTGACACGCTTTCGCACACATCTAGCCAAGACCGTTGAATTGGCTGGGAAGGAAGTCAAACGCACCGCAGGTCAACCCCAAGAACACCGTATCGCCGAAATGTACGTGGAGCGTTTTCGAAGCATCATTGCCTATTGTCGCAAGTGGGATTTTCAACTGATCAAGGCCTTTAGGCATATTGCGGATAGCGGATGCCTCGAACTCATCACTTGCGCAGCCACTCACTCCTTTTTGCCCTATGTGGAAACAGAAGAGGCGATTCGGGCACAGCTTCAGGTGGGCATCGATACACACGAGCGGATTCTGGGAAGACGTCCGAAGGGGATTTGGCTGCCAGAATGCGGATATACACCTGGACTGGATCGCTTGCTGAAAGAGGCAGGGCTTCGGTATTTCTTTGTAGACAGTCACACGATAGAGCATGCGACGCCTTTACCTCGCAGAGGGTTGTTGGCACCCTTGTTCACGCCGCATGATGTGGCTGCCTTTGCCCGTGATGAAGTGGCTTCCCGCCAGGTATGGAGCTCGATCGATGGTTATCCAGGGGACTACGACTATCGTGAATACTACCGGGATATTGGATTTGACAGGGAGATGAGCTACATCGAGGCGTACATCCATCCTGACGGCATTCGCGTGCATACTGGTTTGAAATACTATCGGATCACCGGAAAAGAAGGGGATAAGGACTGGTATGAGCCAAGCTGGGCGCGCGAAAAAGCAGCGTCACATGCGGGACACTTCCTGTATCACCGAGAGCGTCAAGTGGAGGAAGCCAGTCACTGGATGGATCGCAAGCCGTTGGTCGTCGCCACTTATGATGCGGAGCTGTTTGGTCATTGGTGGTTCGAGGGTCCGCAGTTTTTGGATGACCTCATGCGGAAAACGGTTTGTGATTCAAAAGAAGTGAAATTAATGACACCATCTGAATATTTGGAGGAGTACCCAGAGCAGGATCGCGGTCACTTGCCTATGTCTACATGGGGAAGAAATGGCTACGGAGAAGTCTGGCTGAACGAGAACAATGGCTGGATATACAGGCATCTGCATCAAGCAGAGCGGGAACTGATCGGAGCGATTACTACCTTTTCTGAGCAGAAAGGAGATCAGCTTTCTTTACGGTGCCTCCAGCAGGCTGCACGCGAATTGATGCTGGCTCAAAGCAGTGATTGGGCGTTTATTTTAGACGGTCAAACGGTCACCCGGTATGCGGTGCAACGCGTTCATGATCATTTGTTTCGCATGCGGGCACTCTTAGCGATGTATCGAGAGCATCAACTGGATGAAGAGGCTATTGCACAAGCAGAAGCTGACTTTCCGATCTTTCCTGACTTGGATATCACGTTCTATTTGCCTAAACAAACGCATAGAGTGAACGTATCGCGTCATTTGGTAGCGGCTACGCAAGATCAGTCTTCGACAAAAACAGTTTTGATGCTTGCATGGGAATTTCCCCCTCATGTGGTAGGGGGGCTTGGTCGGGCTGTCTACGATCTTGCTAGGCATCTTGTCCAGCAAGGAATC
This genomic stretch from Brevibacillus sp. DP1.3A harbors:
- a CDS encoding DUF4912 domain-containing protein — translated: MLEKILELRSRSMSIAQIAKECGLTIGQVKYRLKKDRAKPETPPPARTELEWQLPAFYGRDIVKVMAQGPTVLFIYWEITWPRMRMVASYLQADYRHIQKGLRLYDVTERLFDGKNAHSVRDVFVHEEAHSWYVKDVEPGRTYIVDFGLYEHNRFCPILRSETVVTPHNSKASWGEPLVEPVRDPATPSWFENFSSYSLYTKTSNK
- a CDS encoding 1,4-alpha-glucan branching protein domain-containing protein, whose product is MHKGYLSLVLHAHLPYVRHGDRDDRLEERWVYEAMLECYLPLLMVFDKLLSDGIAFRMTLAISPTLLSMLDDDLIVTRFRTHLAKTVELAGKEVKRTAGQPQEHRIAEMYVERFRSIIAYCRKWDFQLIKAFRHIADSGCLELITCAATHSFLPYVETEEAIRAQLQVGIDTHERILGRRPKGIWLPECGYTPGLDRLLKEAGLRYFFVDSHTIEHATPLPRRGLLAPLFTPHDVAAFARDEVASRQVWSSIDGYPGDYDYREYYRDIGFDREMSYIEAYIHPDGIRVHTGLKYYRITGKEGDKDWYEPSWAREKAASHAGHFLYHRERQVEEASHWMDRKPLVVATYDAELFGHWWFEGPQFLDDLMRKTVCDSKEVKLMTPSEYLEEYPEQDRGHLPMSTWGRNGYGEVWLNENNGWIYRHLHQAERELIGAITTFSEQKGDQLSLRCLQQAARELMLAQSSDWAFILDGQTVTRYAVQRVHDHLFRMRALLAMYREHQLDEEAIAQAEADFPIFPDLDITFYLPKQTHRVNVSRHLVAATQDQSSTKTVLMLAWEFPPHVVGGLGRAVYDLARHLVQQGIVVHVLTRATDSCSIDETMEGVHVHRLPTYIPSEQADFLAWVFQLNLAMVDAASQLWSLGVRPDVIHAHDWLVSWAAIELKQRYSLSLISTIHALEHGRHQGIHTPLQQRIHECERTLTQSSDSIIVCSKYMESEVMRLFGTLSSQLRVIHNGVDLIPLPDVNREQLRQELAIGDGPVLFFVGRLVQEKGVHLLLEAMARLRNEFLHAKLLIAGRGPMQDEWKRLVHQMGLSEQVRFLGFVDDARRNELFALADVAVFPSLYEPFGIVALEAMALGTPVLVADTGGLSEIVRHGENGAMMYTGDPESMTNQLRWLLRDPNQRHQLAQTAMQDVKQFYNWTLLASQTIDLYRSLGVSAGIGMTT